A DNA window from Actinomadura coerulea contains the following coding sequences:
- a CDS encoding 2-keto-4-pentenoate hydratase produces the protein MTTNIEAAAERLLGAHAGGAPCAPVRDLITTADEAYAVQELLTDRWLGEGRRLAGRKIGLTSRAVQAQIGVDSPDFGMLFADMAVPDGEEIPAGAVLQPRAEAEVALVLERDLTHERHTAADVIRATAFALPAIEVVGSRVRDWDITLADTVADNASSGMYALGNRPVPLADVDLRLCGMVMERRGEQVSTGNGAACLGHPLNAALWLADTLVRVGRPLRAGDTVLTGALGPVVPAGPGDVFEARIDGLGDVRVAFGKEES, from the coding sequence GTGACCACGAACATCGAGGCCGCCGCCGAGCGGCTGCTCGGCGCCCACGCCGGCGGCGCGCCGTGCGCGCCCGTCCGCGACCTGATCACCACGGCGGACGAGGCCTACGCCGTCCAGGAACTGCTGACCGACCGCTGGCTGGGGGAGGGCCGCCGCCTCGCCGGCCGCAAGATCGGCCTGACGTCGCGCGCCGTCCAGGCGCAGATCGGGGTGGACAGCCCCGACTTCGGAATGCTGTTCGCCGACATGGCAGTCCCGGACGGGGAGGAGATCCCCGCCGGCGCCGTGCTGCAGCCGCGCGCCGAGGCGGAGGTCGCACTCGTGCTGGAGCGCGACCTGACCCACGAGCGGCACACCGCCGCCGACGTGATCCGCGCGACGGCGTTCGCGCTGCCCGCCATCGAGGTGGTCGGCAGCCGCGTCCGCGACTGGGACATCACGCTCGCCGACACGGTCGCCGACAACGCCTCCTCCGGCATGTACGCGCTGGGCAACCGCCCCGTCCCGCTCGCGGACGTCGACCTGCGCCTGTGCGGGATGGTGATGGAGCGGCGCGGCGAGCAGGTCTCGACCGGCAACGGCGCCGCCTGCCTCGGGCACCCGCTGAACGCCGCGCTCTGGCTCGCCGACACGCTCGTCCGCGTCGGACGCCCGCTGCGGGCCGGCGACACCGTCCTGACCGGCGCGCTCGGCCCGGTGGTCCCGGCCGGTCCGGGCGACGTGTTCGAGGCGCGCATCGACGGACTCGGCGACGTCCGCGTCGCGTTCGGCAAGGAGGAGTCCTGA
- a CDS encoding 2-hydroxymuconic semialdehyde dehydrogenase, translating to MKAEHYVGGMFRSDGPAFPLIAPADGTELGTVPEATREVVDDAVAAARSALKGPWGATSAEERAAALRRVADGIQARFEEFVDAEVADTGRPRAFAETVDVPRAVGNFRAYADLLYGRPERAYTTRVPGWSSGTGEALNYTVRRPLGVVAVVSPWNLPLLLSTWKIAPALACGNAVVAKPSEETPSTATLLARVIDEAGLPAGVFNVVHGHGPGAAGEFLTGHPGVDAIAFTGESATGAAIMRNAADHVTPVSFELGGKNPALVFSDADLEAAVDGTVRSSFTHSGQICLCTERVYVERPVFEEFVARLGERARALDGYGPMISAGHRDKVLSHLRLAREEGAEIVAGGGAPRFGDARDGGFHVEPTVLTGLPETARAVREEIFGPVCHVAPFDTEDEALALANDSRYGLAATVWTRDLSRAHRVAPRVETGIVWVNCWNLRDLRTPFGGVKASGIGREGGEYSLDFFSEPVNVCVQI from the coding sequence ATGAAGGCTGAGCACTACGTCGGCGGGATGTTCCGTTCGGACGGTCCGGCCTTCCCTCTCATCGCCCCCGCGGACGGCACGGAGCTGGGCACCGTGCCCGAGGCCACGCGGGAGGTCGTCGACGACGCCGTGGCCGCGGCCCGATCCGCGCTGAAGGGCCCCTGGGGCGCGACGTCCGCCGAGGAGCGCGCCGCGGCGCTGCGGCGCGTCGCCGACGGGATCCAGGCGCGGTTCGAGGAGTTCGTTGACGCCGAGGTCGCCGACACCGGCAGGCCGCGCGCGTTCGCCGAGACCGTCGACGTGCCGCGCGCCGTCGGCAACTTCCGCGCCTACGCCGACCTGCTGTACGGGCGACCCGAACGCGCCTACACCACGCGGGTCCCGGGGTGGAGCTCCGGGACGGGCGAGGCGCTCAACTACACGGTGCGCCGGCCGCTCGGGGTGGTGGCGGTCGTCTCGCCGTGGAACCTGCCGCTGCTGCTGTCGACCTGGAAGATCGCGCCCGCGCTCGCGTGCGGGAACGCCGTGGTGGCCAAGCCCTCGGAGGAGACGCCCTCGACCGCGACGCTGCTGGCCCGGGTGATCGACGAGGCGGGCCTGCCCGCCGGGGTCTTCAACGTCGTGCACGGGCACGGCCCCGGCGCGGCCGGGGAGTTCCTCACCGGGCACCCCGGGGTGGACGCGATCGCGTTCACCGGCGAGTCGGCCACCGGCGCCGCGATCATGCGCAACGCCGCCGACCACGTCACCCCCGTCTCCTTCGAGCTGGGCGGCAAGAACCCCGCGCTCGTCTTCTCCGACGCCGACCTGGAGGCCGCCGTCGACGGGACGGTCCGCTCCTCCTTCACCCACTCCGGGCAGATCTGCCTGTGCACCGAGCGCGTCTACGTGGAGCGCCCCGTCTTCGAGGAGTTCGTCGCGAGGCTCGGCGAGCGGGCCCGCGCGCTGGACGGCTACGGGCCGATGATCTCGGCCGGGCACCGCGACAAGGTCCTGTCCCACCTCCGGCTCGCCCGCGAGGAGGGCGCCGAGATCGTCGCCGGCGGCGGCGCCCCGCGGTTCGGGGACGCCCGGGACGGCGGCTTCCACGTCGAGCCGACCGTCCTCACCGGGCTCCCCGAGACCGCCAGGGCCGTGCGGGAGGAGATCTTCGGGCCGGTCTGCCACGTCGCGCCCTTCGACACCGAGGACGAGGCCCTCGCGCTCGCCAACGACAGCCGCTACGGGCTCGCCGCCACGGTGTGGACGCGGGACCTGTCGCGCGCGCACCGGGTCGCGCCGCGCGTCGAGACCGGGATCGTCTGGGTGAACTGCTGGAACCTGCGCGACCTGCGCACCCCGTTCGGCGGCGTGAAGGCGTCCGGGATCGGCAGGGAGGGGGGAGAGTACTCCCTGGACTTCTTCTCCGAACCCGTCAACGTCTGCGTCCAGATCTGA
- a CDS encoding LysR substrate-binding domain-containing protein, which translates to MRAIDLLNGRLKLRHLVLVVAVADHGSVLRAAEHLRLAQPAVTRSLREVEGLLGVELFTRGPRGMTPTMFGDAFVEHARAVLAELRRAGERISGLADGEVGTVTIGTLLAGSSVLLPRAIAALKRDRPGVTVIVQEATFDAQVPRLLDGEIDLILGRLNPIGDLRGLRQITLYGEPVRLVARQGHPARSVAGLGLADLLAYPWVLPLEQTALRSELEQVFRAAGLEPPGNLVECTSVLTVRTLVRDTDMIAALPELVARADAEIAPLPVPLETVRRQVGVTLPARRAPTPSARLMLEHLRRAAAEITAG; encoded by the coding sequence ATGCGCGCGATCGACCTGCTCAACGGACGGCTCAAGCTGCGGCACCTGGTGCTCGTCGTCGCCGTCGCCGACCACGGCAGCGTCCTGCGCGCGGCCGAGCACCTGCGCCTCGCGCAGCCCGCGGTGACGCGCAGCCTGCGCGAGGTGGAGGGCCTCCTCGGCGTCGAGCTGTTCACCCGCGGCCCGCGCGGCATGACCCCGACGATGTTCGGCGACGCGTTCGTCGAGCACGCGCGCGCCGTCCTGGCCGAGCTGCGCCGCGCCGGCGAGCGCATCAGCGGCCTGGCCGACGGGGAGGTCGGCACGGTCACGATCGGAACCCTGCTCGCCGGCTCCAGCGTCCTGCTCCCCCGGGCGATCGCGGCGCTGAAGCGGGACCGCCCCGGCGTCACCGTGATCGTCCAGGAGGCCACCTTCGACGCGCAGGTCCCCCGCCTGCTGGACGGCGAGATCGACCTGATCCTCGGCCGCCTCAACCCGATCGGGGACCTGCGCGGCCTGCGCCAGATCACCCTGTACGGCGAGCCGGTCCGCCTCGTCGCCCGCCAGGGCCATCCCGCGCGCTCCGTCGCGGGCCTCGGCCTGGCCGACCTGCTCGCCTACCCCTGGGTGCTGCCCCTGGAGCAGACGGCGCTCCGGTCGGAGCTGGAGCAGGTCTTCCGCGCCGCCGGCCTGGAACCGCCCGGCAACCTGGTCGAGTGCACCTCGGTGCTGACCGTCCGTACCCTCGTCCGCGACACCGACATGATCGCCGCCCTTCCCGAGCTGGTCGCGCGGGCCGACGCCGAGATCGCGCCGCTCCCGGTGCCGCTGGAGACCGTCCGCCGCCAGGTGGGCGTGACCCTGCCCGCGCGGCGCGCCCCGACGCCGTCCGCCCGGCTGATGCTGGAGCACCTCCGCCGCGCGGCCGCCGAGATCACCGCCGGCTGA
- a CDS encoding NUDIX hydrolase, with product MRVRRGARALLLDGDALVLLRRTVPGRPVYWTTPGGRIEPTDASAEAALRRELDEELGATAGPVRQVFACAEQGPGPHRLNTFYVCRLVTMDLSRRHGPEFDDPSKGRYDVDRFPCTPAALGNLDLVPETLTAYLGDHAGDLPGLVP from the coding sequence GTGAGGGTCCGCCGGGGCGCCCGCGCCCTCCTGCTGGACGGCGACGCGCTCGTCCTGCTGCGCCGCACCGTGCCCGGCCGTCCCGTCTATTGGACGACCCCGGGCGGCAGGATCGAGCCCACCGACGCCTCCGCCGAGGCCGCCCTGCGCCGCGAGCTGGACGAGGAGCTCGGCGCGACCGCGGGGCCGGTCCGGCAGGTCTTCGCGTGCGCGGAGCAGGGCCCCGGGCCGCACCGGCTCAACACCTTCTACGTCTGCCGCCTGGTGACGATGGACCTCTCGCGCCGGCACGGCCCCGAGTTCGACGACCCCTCCAAGGGCCGCTACGACGTCGACCGCTTCCCGTGCACGCCCGCCGCCCTCGGGAACCTGGACCTCGTCCCGGAGACGCTCACCGCCTACCTGGGCGACCACGCCGGCGACCTCCCCGGCCTCGTTCCCTGA
- a CDS encoding ABC transporter ATP-binding protein, with the protein MTTMTAEATAEAVGLDAVTKSYGAVRALDGVTWTFRRGGFTAVMGPSGSGKSTFLHCASGLDRPSGGTVRIGGVDIGGLGEAKRTRLRRERIGFVFQAFNLVPSMDVEQNITLPLRLGGAEPDPARLEEIVRRVGLADRLRHRPAELSGGQQQRAALARALITRPEVVFADEPTGALDPRTARDVLRMLREAADLTGQTVVLVTHDPMAAVWADSVLFLSRGRIVDELASPTASAVMSRWETL; encoded by the coding sequence ATGACCACGATGACGGCCGAGGCGACCGCGGAGGCGGTGGGCCTGGACGCGGTCACCAAGTCCTACGGGGCCGTGCGGGCCCTGGACGGCGTCACCTGGACGTTCCGCCGCGGCGGGTTCACCGCGGTGATGGGGCCGTCCGGGTCGGGCAAGAGCACGTTCCTCCATTGCGCGTCCGGACTCGACCGCCCGAGCGGCGGCACGGTCCGGATCGGCGGCGTGGACATCGGCGGGCTCGGCGAGGCGAAGCGGACGCGGCTCCGCCGGGAGCGGATCGGGTTCGTGTTCCAGGCGTTCAACCTGGTCCCGTCCATGGACGTCGAGCAGAACATCACGCTCCCGCTGCGGCTCGGCGGCGCGGAGCCCGACCCGGCCCGGCTGGAGGAGATCGTCCGTCGGGTGGGCCTTGCGGACCGGCTGCGGCACCGCCCCGCCGAGCTGTCGGGCGGGCAGCAGCAGCGCGCCGCCCTCGCCCGCGCCCTGATCACCCGCCCCGAGGTCGTCTTCGCCGACGAGCCGACCGGCGCCCTCGACCCGCGCACGGCACGCGACGTCCTGCGGATGCTGCGCGAGGCCGCCGACCTGACCGGCCAGACGGTCGTCCTGGTCACCCACGACCCGATGGCCGCCGTGTGGGCCGACTCGGTGCTGTTCCTCAGCCGCGGCCGCATCGTCGACGAGCTGGCCTCCCCGACCGCGTCCGCGGTCATGTCCCGCTGGGAGACGCTGTGA
- a CDS encoding sensor histidine kinase has protein sequence MNRLLRRSAEATAELVGALRTGLPAMAGLVPLAAGLVLSFLLLPWLPSAVKPLRALANAERRRAGRVLGREIPEPYRPPSGEGFGEALRLLRSPSTWRDAAWMAAHGLTALAAAAVAVAVWPAIPFTLSLPLWWWAAPEGSQAAFITLDSWPKALTMPFLQGALDLGILLWLVPRLRRWQAGLAEALLSPTRRTSLAERVEELAETRAEALEAHGAELRRIERDLHDGTQAQLVAAALRLGLADRRFDADPGAARTLFLEAREGVEEALTQLRTVIRGIYPPILSDRGLAGALRALAAGQPIPVELDVEDGRAPAAVEAAAYFVVAEALTNIARHSGARHGWVALRREPARLTINVRDDGKGGADPDRGSGLAGIRRRVAALDGTTRLHSPDGEGTTLQVELPCGS, from the coding sequence ATGAACAGACTGCTGAGACGCAGCGCGGAGGCGACCGCCGAGCTGGTGGGCGCCCTGCGCACGGGCCTGCCCGCGATGGCCGGGCTCGTCCCGCTCGCGGCGGGGCTGGTCCTGTCGTTCCTCCTGCTGCCGTGGCTTCCGTCGGCCGTCAAGCCCCTGCGGGCGCTCGCGAACGCCGAACGGCGGCGGGCCGGACGCGTCCTCGGCCGTGAGATCCCCGAGCCGTACCGGCCGCCCTCCGGCGAGGGGTTCGGCGAGGCGCTGCGCCTGCTGCGGTCGCCCTCCACCTGGCGGGACGCGGCCTGGATGGCGGCGCACGGGCTCACCGCGCTCGCGGCCGCCGCGGTCGCGGTCGCGGTGTGGCCGGCCATCCCGTTCACGCTCTCGCTGCCGCTGTGGTGGTGGGCGGCGCCCGAGGGCTCCCAGGCGGCGTTCATCACCCTGGACAGCTGGCCCAAGGCTCTGACGATGCCGTTCCTCCAGGGGGCGCTCGACCTGGGCATCCTGCTGTGGCTGGTGCCGCGGCTCCGGCGCTGGCAGGCCGGGCTCGCCGAGGCCCTGCTGTCGCCCACCCGCCGCACGAGCCTCGCCGAGCGGGTCGAGGAGCTGGCCGAGACCCGTGCCGAGGCCCTGGAGGCGCACGGCGCCGAGCTGCGCCGCATCGAGCGCGACCTGCATGACGGGACGCAGGCCCAGCTCGTCGCCGCCGCCCTGCGGCTCGGCCTCGCCGACCGCCGCTTCGACGCCGATCCCGGCGCGGCCCGGACGCTGTTCCTGGAGGCCAGGGAGGGCGTCGAGGAGGCGCTCACGCAGCTGCGGACGGTGATCCGCGGCATCTATCCGCCGATCCTGTCCGACCGCGGCCTGGCCGGGGCGCTGCGGGCGCTCGCCGCCGGGCAGCCGATCCCCGTCGAGCTGGACGTCGAGGACGGCAGGGCGCCCGCCGCCGTCGAGGCCGCCGCCTACTTCGTCGTGGCCGAGGCCCTCACCAACATCGCCAGGCACAGCGGCGCCCGGCACGGGTGGGTCGCGCTCCGGCGCGAACCCGCCCGCCTCACGATCAACGTGCGGGATGATGGCAAGGGCGGGGCCGACCCGGACCGGGGCAGCGGCCTGGCGGGCATCCGCCGCCGGGTGGCGGCGCTCGACGGGACGACCCGCCTCCACAGCCCCGACGGGGAAGGGACGACGCTTCAGGTGGAGCTGCCGTGCGGATCGTGA
- a CDS encoding response regulator transcription factor — MRIVIAEDSVLLREGLAMLLDAGGHEVVAAAGSGPDVLPALLEHRPDAAVLDVRLPPGFRDEGLRAAIEARRRLPGLPVLVLSQYVEQTYAAELLAGGAGGVGYLLKDRVGRVDEFLDALDRVAAGGTALDPEVVSQLMTSRHDPLQELTPREREVLGLMAQGLDNATIAATLVITERSVSKHIGAVFAKLGLPPTDSGHRRVLAVLAYLNS, encoded by the coding sequence GTGCGGATCGTGATCGCGGAGGACAGCGTCCTGCTCCGCGAGGGCCTGGCCATGCTGCTGGACGCGGGCGGCCACGAGGTGGTCGCCGCCGCGGGCAGCGGCCCCGACGTGCTGCCCGCCCTGCTGGAGCACCGCCCGGACGCCGCCGTCCTCGACGTGCGGCTGCCGCCCGGGTTCCGCGACGAGGGCCTGCGCGCGGCGATCGAGGCGCGCCGGCGGCTGCCGGGCCTGCCGGTGCTGGTCCTGTCGCAGTACGTCGAGCAGACCTACGCCGCCGAACTGCTCGCCGGCGGCGCCGGCGGCGTCGGCTACCTGCTCAAGGACCGGGTCGGCCGCGTCGACGAGTTCCTCGACGCCCTCGACCGCGTCGCCGCCGGCGGCACCGCCCTGGACCCCGAGGTCGTGTCCCAGCTGATGACGTCCCGGCACGACCCGCTCCAGGAGCTCACGCCGCGCGAGCGCGAGGTCCTCGGGCTGATGGCGCAGGGCCTGGACAACGCCACGATCGCCGCGACCCTCGTCATCACCGAGCGGTCGGTGAGCAAGCACATCGGTGCCGTGTTCGCCAAGCTCGGCCTCCCGCCCACCGACAGCGGGCACCGCCGCGTGCTCGCGGTCCTGGCCTATCTGAACTCGTGA
- a CDS encoding DUF4253 domain-containing protein, with the protein MKRGAGKGGGAFAGIFVALAFAATLVGACGVLLESALRAHAPVERFGAAAAVVTGPRSVTDRLGRFADEPEEQSRPLTEPAPVPVAAAARLRAVPGVRDVVADVSFPAVLSSGRPVAGHGWESAALRPYRLSAGRAPRAPDEVVLSRSSGAAPGAVVRVQVDGPARPYRVSGLVAEGPDAAFFTGATAAALDGRPGFADALAVLGDPDEDALRGAVPGLAVSSGAARGDAEDPAVAAARPDIVELSASLGGVAVLTALVVVGGLIVLSVRERAREFALLRAVGATPGQVRGRLLRETLRVGAPAALTGGALSLGAGAAMHAAMVREGVLPDGFGLALGPLPVLAAVAVTLVAATATAFLASLRQSRIRPVQALGEAAAENPRLPRWRVVTGAAFLVAGLNALGFSAGATGAAANASIGGLVISLVVATAFLGPLVARAGNRVLGRAARAASPVAGRMAQHAAGAAALRAGSLITPVALAVAFAGVQLFAQSTVAHAARTQAQDGNRADQIVVAAGPGLPSGVAEAARRVPGVTAATPVKRTTVVMAVKELGEKNLRSLNGSGVGADAAAALDPGVSSGRLGDLRGDAVALSRDVAGGLRVGATASLWLADGTRIRARVVAVYDRGLGFGDVLLPRDLVAAHSASPLDDRVLVRGRADLSAVTAAYAGATVLSPDAFQAGLSQEIRLQGFVSLLVVAAITGFILIGLVTTLALATAARRREFALLRLVGATRRQVLRMLRFEAAIVLGTGITAGALIAAVTLTAFAARVTGLPLPSVPPVTCAVILLGVAGSGAAAILLPARAVLRRRTPSLPHLKGASREQLHPLDPDLHPHRRERPVEPGPRGRLDPDRRQRRHRPRRRGRPDRPAAPRPPRALTPTGPPGPTAEPHGSPPGRPPPPLRSPLACSVPERREMDDVEVRHLPGDLPQLFDGGAGDGAPVRTLSVPLPDGDLVWPDPGYPQRQVLLRPAFWLSDEPAGGETWARFRAEHPRSGLWPLLMDESDQPWAAGQIAPEPVAEIGNYHPHAFMYEVWADWAEQAADDDHDDLAPYGRHCPGPAPAGVPLDDPGAMADRHARALAARGLSLGLVAVERGADALAAVGWQGALNHNEWTAPLSAVLRSWEDRFGARVVALGFNTLELSVAAPPVSTRHAVHVAAEHWAFCPDILFQGPGTLAGYAEEIRGKTNWSFWWD; encoded by the coding sequence GTGAAGCGCGGAGCAGGGAAGGGCGGAGGGGCGTTCGCCGGGATCTTCGTGGCGCTGGCGTTCGCGGCGACGCTCGTGGGGGCGTGCGGGGTGCTGCTGGAGTCGGCGCTGCGGGCGCACGCGCCGGTCGAGCGGTTCGGCGCCGCCGCGGCGGTCGTGACCGGCCCGCGGAGCGTCACGGACCGGTTGGGGAGGTTCGCGGACGAGCCGGAGGAGCAGAGCCGGCCCCTGACCGAGCCCGCCCCCGTGCCGGTCGCGGCCGCGGCGAGGCTGCGGGCCGTTCCGGGCGTGCGGGACGTGGTCGCGGACGTGTCCTTCCCCGCCGTGCTCTCCTCGGGGCGGCCGGTGGCGGGCCACGGCTGGGAGTCCGCCGCGCTGCGGCCCTACCGGCTGAGCGCGGGCCGCGCTCCGCGTGCGCCGGACGAGGTCGTGCTGAGCCGGTCGTCGGGCGCCGCGCCCGGGGCGGTGGTCCGCGTCCAGGTCGACGGGCCGGCCCGTCCCTACCGGGTGTCCGGGCTGGTCGCCGAGGGCCCCGACGCCGCGTTCTTCACGGGGGCGACGGCGGCGGCCCTCGACGGGCGCCCAGGCTTCGCCGACGCCCTCGCGGTGCTCGGCGACCCCGACGAGGACGCGCTCCGCGGGGCCGTTCCCGGGCTCGCCGTCTCCTCCGGCGCGGCGCGCGGTGACGCCGAGGACCCGGCCGTCGCCGCCGCGCGCCCCGACATCGTGGAGCTGTCCGCCTCGCTCGGCGGCGTCGCCGTGCTGACCGCGCTCGTGGTCGTCGGCGGCCTGATCGTGCTGTCGGTGCGGGAGCGGGCGCGCGAGTTCGCGCTGCTGCGGGCGGTCGGCGCGACGCCGGGGCAGGTGCGGGGGCGCCTCCTGCGCGAGACGCTGCGGGTCGGGGCGCCGGCCGCGCTGACCGGCGGCGCGCTGTCCCTCGGGGCGGGCGCCGCGATGCACGCCGCGATGGTCCGCGAGGGCGTCCTGCCGGACGGCTTCGGGCTCGCGCTCGGACCGCTGCCCGTCCTCGCGGCGGTCGCGGTCACGCTGGTCGCCGCCACCGCGACCGCGTTCCTCGCCTCCCTGCGGCAGTCGCGGATCCGGCCCGTGCAGGCGCTCGGCGAGGCCGCCGCCGAGAACCCGCGCCTGCCCCGCTGGCGCGTCGTCACCGGCGCCGCCTTCCTCGTCGCCGGCCTCAACGCGCTCGGCTTCTCGGCGGGCGCCACGGGCGCCGCCGCGAACGCCTCGATCGGCGGCCTGGTCATCTCGCTGGTCGTCGCCACGGCCTTCCTCGGGCCGCTGGTGGCGCGGGCCGGGAACCGGGTGCTCGGCCGCGCCGCCCGGGCCGCCTCGCCGGTGGCCGGGAGGATGGCCCAGCACGCGGCCGGCGCCGCCGCCCTGCGCGCCGGATCGCTGATCACCCCGGTCGCCCTGGCCGTCGCGTTCGCGGGCGTCCAGCTCTTCGCGCAGTCCACCGTCGCCCACGCGGCGCGGACGCAGGCGCAGGACGGGAACCGCGCCGACCAGATCGTCGTGGCGGCGGGCCCCGGGCTCCCGTCCGGCGTCGCCGAGGCGGCGCGCCGCGTCCCCGGCGTGACGGCCGCGACGCCGGTCAAGCGCACCACCGTCGTCATGGCGGTCAAGGAGCTGGGCGAGAAGAACCTCCGCTCACTGAACGGCAGCGGCGTCGGCGCGGACGCCGCCGCCGCGCTGGACCCGGGGGTGTCGTCCGGCCGCCTGGGCGACCTGCGCGGCGACGCCGTCGCGCTCAGCCGGGACGTCGCCGGCGGCCTGCGCGTCGGCGCGACCGCGTCGCTGTGGCTCGCGGACGGGACGCGGATCCGGGCCCGCGTCGTGGCCGTCTACGACCGCGGCCTCGGCTTCGGCGACGTGCTGCTCCCCCGCGACCTCGTGGCGGCGCACTCCGCCTCGCCGCTCGACGACCGCGTCCTCGTCCGCGGACGGGCGGACCTGAGCGCGGTCACCGCCGCCTACGCCGGGGCCACGGTTCTCAGCCCCGACGCCTTCCAGGCGGGCCTCTCCCAGGAGATCAGGCTCCAGGGCTTCGTCAGCCTGCTGGTGGTCGCGGCGATCACGGGCTTCATCCTCATCGGCCTCGTCACGACGCTGGCGCTGGCGACGGCGGCGCGGCGCCGCGAGTTCGCGCTGCTGCGGCTGGTGGGCGCCACCCGCCGCCAGGTCCTCCGGATGCTCCGCTTCGAGGCCGCGATCGTGCTCGGCACCGGGATCACGGCCGGCGCCCTCATCGCGGCGGTGACCCTGACGGCGTTCGCGGCCCGCGTGACCGGCCTCCCCCTGCCCTCGGTCCCGCCCGTGACGTGCGCGGTGATCCTCCTCGGCGTGGCCGGATCCGGCGCCGCCGCGATCCTCCTCCCGGCGCGCGCCGTGCTGCGCCGGCGCACCCCCTCCCTCCCTCACCTGAAAGGCGCCTCCCGTGAGCAACTCCACCCGCTGGACCCTGATCTGCATCCTCATCGGCGTGAACGTCCTGTCGAACCCGGTCCTCGGGGACGGCTGGATCCAGATCGCCGTCAGCGCCGTCACCGGCCTCGCCGCCGTGGCCGTCCTGATCGACCTGCTGCTCCGCGGCCGCCGCGAGCCCTGACCCCCACGGGGCCGCCCGGCCCGACGGCCGAACCGCACGGCTCACCTCCCGGGCGGCCCCCGCCGCCGTTACGATCGCCACTGGCATGCTCTGTACCGGAACGGCGTGAAATGGATGATGTGGAGGTCCGGCACCTGCCGGGCGATCTGCCGCAGCTGTTCGACGGCGGCGCCGGGGACGGCGCGCCCGTCCGGACGCTGTCGGTTCCGCTGCCCGACGGGGATCTGGTCTGGCCCGATCCCGGGTACCCGCAACGGCAGGTCCTCCTGCGGCCCGCGTTCTGGCTGAGCGACGAGCCCGCCGGCGGCGAGACGTGGGCGCGGTTCCGCGCCGAGCACCCCCGCTCCGGCCTGTGGCCGCTGCTCATGGACGAGTCCGACCAGCCCTGGGCGGCCGGCCAGATCGCCCCCGAGCCGGTCGCCGAGATCGGCAACTACCACCCCCACGCGTTCATGTACGAGGTGTGGGCGGACTGGGCCGAGCAGGCCGCCGACGACGACCACGACGACCTCGCCCCCTACGGGCGGCACTGCCCCGGCCCCGCGCCCGCCGGCGTCCCGCTCGACGACCCCGGCGCCATGGCCGACCGGCACGCCCGCGCCCTGGCCGCCCGCGGCCTGTCGCTCGGCCTGGTCGCGGTGGAACGCGGCGCCGACGCGCTCGCCGCCGTCGGCTGGCAGGGCGCCCTGAACCACAACGAGTGGACGGCGCCGCTCTCGGCCGTCCTGCGCAGCTGGGAGGACCGCTTCGGCGCCCGCGTCGTCGCGCTCGGCTTCAACACCCTGGAGCTCAGCGTGGCCGCGCCGCCCGTGAGCACCCGGCACGCCGTGCACGTCGCGGCCGAGCACTGGGCCTTCTGCCCCGACATCCTGTTCCAGGGGCCCGGCACCCTCGCCGGGTACGCCGAGGAGATCCGCGGCAAGACCAACTGGTCGTTCTGGTGGGACTGA
- a CDS encoding alpha/beta hydrolase yields the protein MDSLDDWPGSRLSDEELDVAYNVRRKAGPELFDRYMARYRAMSEAAVEGLPGHPGIVYDEASGERLDVWGTGEGLRPVFVFLHGGYWMALSRDVSSFMARMLYEQGVATVVPDYTLAPKASLEEIVRQVRATVAWVHRHGREHGLDPERIVVGGSSAGGHLTGMTMVGGWQEPLGLPADVVKAAMPFSGLFDIRPITRVYVNEAVRLDLARAAALSPALLPAPYRCPAVIAVAEDDGEGFLTQSRLFHPRWDAGDLMVVPGRDHFDVVLDLADPDSAVGRALVGLVRAV from the coding sequence GTGGACTCTCTGGACGACTGGCCGGGCAGTCGGCTGAGCGACGAGGAGCTCGACGTCGCCTACAACGTGCGGAGGAAGGCCGGGCCCGAGCTGTTCGACCGGTACATGGCCCGGTACCGGGCCATGTCGGAGGCGGCCGTCGAGGGGCTGCCGGGGCACCCGGGGATCGTCTACGACGAGGCGAGCGGGGAGCGGCTCGACGTCTGGGGCACCGGTGAGGGGCTGCGGCCGGTGTTCGTCTTCCTGCACGGCGGCTACTGGATGGCCCTGTCGCGGGACGTGTCGTCGTTCATGGCGAGGATGCTTTACGAGCAGGGCGTCGCGACCGTGGTGCCCGACTACACGCTGGCGCCGAAGGCGTCGCTGGAGGAGATCGTCCGGCAGGTGCGGGCGACCGTGGCCTGGGTGCACCGGCACGGGCGCGAGCACGGCCTCGACCCCGAGCGGATCGTGGTGGGCGGCAGTTCGGCGGGCGGGCACCTGACCGGGATGACGATGGTCGGCGGATGGCAGGAGCCGCTCGGGCTGCCCGCCGACGTCGTCAAGGCCGCGATGCCGTTCAGCGGGCTGTTCGACATCCGCCCGATCACCCGCGTCTACGTCAACGAGGCCGTGCGGCTGGACCTGGCGCGGGCCGCGGCGCTGAGCCCGGCGCTGCTGCCGGCGCCGTACCGCTGCCCGGCCGTCATCGCCGTCGCGGAGGACGACGGGGAGGGGTTCCTCACGCAGTCCCGGCTGTTCCATCCGCGCTGGGACGCCGGGGACCTGATGGTCGTGCCCGGCCGCGACCACTTCGACGTGGTCCTCGACCTCGCGGATCCGGACTCAGCGGTGGGCCGGGCGCTCGTCGGCCTGGTCCGCGCGGTGTGA